TTCTAAAGTTCTTAAAAAAAGTAAAATATGTAGTTTAGCTCGTTGTTTATTTAAAGATATTGATATAGCTGCACAAGCTATGAAGTATGCTCAGAACTTTAGAATTCATCTTTTTTTAGGAACTTCTAATTTACATGTATCTTCTAAATTAAAAAAAAATTTTAATGAAATTATAGATATGGCAACATCTTCTATTATCCAGGCAAAACGTTATACAAATGATGTTGAATTTTCATGTGAAGATGCAGGAAGAACTTCTATAGACAATTTGTGTAGCATAATTGAAGCTGTGATAGAAGCAGGAGCTACCACTGTAAATATTCCAGATACAGTTGGATATACAACGCCTACACAATTTAAAAATATTATTTTTTCCATATTTAATAGAGTAAAAAATATACATAAAATCATTATTTCTGTTCATTGCCATAATGATCTAGGAATGGCTGTAGGAAACTCTATCAGCGCTGTTGAAGCTGGAGCTAGACAAATTGAAGGAACTATGAATGGTTTAGGAGAAAGAGCGGGAAATACAGCTTTGGAAGAAGTAATTATGGCATTAAATGTACATCGAGATGTTTTAAACAAATATACTAATATTAATCTTAAAGAAATTTATAAAACAAGCAAAATAGTTAGTCAATTTTGTAATATGCCCATTTCAGCAAATAAAGCAATTGTAGGAAAAAATGCATTTTCACATTCTTCTGGAATTCATCAAGATGGTGTATTGAAAAATCGAGAAAATTATGAAATTATTGATCCAATTTCTATTGGATTAAATCACTGTAAATTAAATTTAACTTCTCGATCTGGAAGAGCAGCTGTCAAACATCATATGCAAAAAATGGGATATAGAAAAAATGATTATAATTTAAATGAATTGTATGTTGATTTTTTAAAATTAGCTGATAAAAAAGGGCAAATTTTTGATTATGATTTAGAAGCTTTAGCATTTTTTAAAAAACAACAAAATCTTCGAGAATACTTCAAATTAGAATATTTTGATGTGCAGTCTAAATTATCAGGTTTGTCTGTAGCATCTATTATTTTGATGTGTGGAACTGAAATAAACATTCAAAAAGCTACTACTAGTAATGGTCCTGTAGATGCAATTTATCAAGCTTTAAATAAAGCAACTTTATATTCTATTGTTTTAAAAAAATTTCATTTAGTTGCTAATGGTGAAGGTAAAGATGCGTTAGGAAAAGTAGATATTGTTGTACAATATAAATCACGTAATTTTCATGGAATAGGTTTAGCGACTGACATTATTGAAGCATCAGCGCAAGCAA
The DNA window shown above is from Buchnera aphidicola (Cinara splendens) and carries:
- the leuA gene encoding 2-isopropylmalate synthase; protein product: MKEKIIILDTTLRDGEQALQASLNANEKMQIALALERMGVDIIEAGFPISSPGDFKSIQSISKVLKKSKICSLARCLFKDIDIAAQAMKYAQNFRIHLFLGTSNLHVSSKLKKNFNEIIDMATSSIIQAKRYTNDVEFSCEDAGRTSIDNLCSIIEAVIEAGATTVNIPDTVGYTTPTQFKNIIFSIFNRVKNIHKIIISVHCHNDLGMAVGNSISAVEAGARQIEGTMNGLGERAGNTALEEVIMALNVHRDVLNKYTNINLKEIYKTSKIVSQFCNMPISANKAIVGKNAFSHSSGIHQDGVLKNRENYEIIDPISIGLNHCKLNLTSRSGRAAVKHHMQKMGYRKNDYNLNELYVDFLKLADKKGQIFDYDLEALAFFKKQQNLREYFKLEYFDVQSKLSGLSVASIILMCGTEINIQKATTSNGPVDAIYQALNKATLYSIVLKKFHLVANGEGKDALGKVDIVVQYKSRNFHGIGLATDIIEASAQAMVNVLNYIWKSTQVDKELEKLCK